A section of the Vibrio vulnificus CMCP6 genome encodes:
- a CDS encoding sulfite exporter TauE/SafE family protein encodes MTFELLSVLLVLGAFVGVMAGLLGIGGGLIVVPALLYLLPWAGIPTELSMHMALATSLASIIVTSGSSALNHLKLGNVDIFVVKWLMPGVVIGGFVGANIAEWIPTQYLPRVFGVIVLFLALQMFRSIRVTTTRAMPSSPVTMLYGTGIGVVSSLAGIGGGSLSVPFLNRHGVEMRKAVGSSSVCGCVIAIAGMTGFILHGYSVASLPDYSVGYVYLPALLAIAGTSMLTTRIGARWATTLPTAKLKKIFALFLMFVALSMLV; translated from the coding sequence GTGACGTTTGAATTATTAAGTGTGTTGTTGGTGCTGGGTGCGTTTGTTGGCGTGATGGCAGGGTTATTAGGCATCGGTGGTGGTTTGATTGTGGTGCCTGCGTTGCTTTACTTATTGCCGTGGGCTGGAATTCCCACAGAATTGAGCATGCACATGGCATTAGCAACGTCTTTAGCCAGTATTATTGTTACCTCGGGCTCTTCAGCGTTAAATCATCTCAAATTGGGCAACGTGGATATCTTTGTCGTGAAGTGGCTGATGCCGGGAGTGGTGATTGGTGGATTTGTCGGGGCGAATATCGCCGAATGGATCCCAACCCAATATTTGCCGAGAGTGTTTGGGGTTATCGTTTTATTCTTGGCACTGCAAATGTTCCGCTCGATTCGAGTGACGACAACCCGCGCAATGCCAAGCAGCCCAGTCACCATGCTGTATGGTACAGGTATCGGAGTGGTATCGAGTTTAGCAGGGATCGGTGGTGGTTCTTTATCGGTTCCGTTTCTTAACCGACACGGCGTTGAAATGCGCAAAGCTGTTGGATCCTCATCGGTATGCGGTTGTGTGATTGCGATAGCGGGGATGACGGGATTCATCCTGCATGGCTACAGCGTCGCTTCATTACCTGATTACAGTGTGGGCTATGTTTATCTACCAGCCCTGCTGGCGATTGCAGGAACCTCAATGCTAACCACTCGAATTGGTGCTCGCTGGGCCACCACGCTTCCAACGGCAAAGCTGAAAAAAATCTTTGCGTTATTTTTAATGTTTGTCGCGCTCAGCATGTTAGTCTAG
- the ptsP gene encoding phosphoenolpyruvate--protein phosphotransferase translates to MLSQLREIVEKVSRVEDVHQALNTLVRETCTALSTECCTIYLANEERQRLELMATQGLTFHGDSIHIQFEEGLVGLVKRSAEPLNLAEASKHPAFKYFPQLGEETYHSFLGAPIIHRKKVLGVLVIQQKTPRLFSEMEESFLVTLSAQLAVIIAHAQSLGHWSLASKPAAVQGIAASSGVAIGEFWYDNSQPILSEVCPASTLDKEREQEWLAVAIEAALADFRRMRKKFDSEINKDALAIFDLFTHLLNDPMLRTDLKKHVERGDRADWALRQVVESYSSRFARMSDVYLRERAHDIRELGQRLLFFLHNSEQEQPRIERPVILVANELTASLLASVPKKYLLAVVALEGAANSHAAILSRALGVPAVMGANLNLEEVHGKQGIVDGYSGEIYIQPNRQILREYRSLVTEESELFAMVNKELALPAKTQDNVDVEVLLNAGLSADSNIAINAGVDGVGLYRTEIAFLLQHRFPSEDEQYQQYRAILSSYPQQRVVMRTLDIGGDKPLPYLPIEEDNPFLGWRGIRFTLDHPDIFLIQLRAMLRASAEHGNLSILLPMISGVGELDDAIRLIQQAYHEVVLLDERVVMPQIGVMIEVPSMVYLIPSIAQRVDFVSVGTNDLTQYLLAVDRNNARVSDVYESLHPAVLQALQQIYQQCGQYHLPVCICGELAGDPFGALLLLGLGYRSLSMNTSNVARIKYLIRHSQLSDLQALSQQALSLSYGKDIHQLMRDYFINHDFAGFIRAGKK, encoded by the coding sequence ATGCTGAGTCAACTCAGGGAGATAGTTGAAAAGGTTTCTCGTGTCGAGGATGTTCACCAAGCATTGAATACGTTGGTACGAGAAACTTGCACAGCATTGAGCACAGAGTGTTGCACGATTTATCTGGCGAATGAAGAAAGGCAACGACTAGAGCTAATGGCAACGCAAGGCCTGACTTTTCATGGCGACAGTATTCACATCCAGTTTGAAGAGGGCTTGGTTGGCTTAGTGAAACGCAGCGCCGAGCCTCTTAACTTAGCCGAAGCCTCGAAGCATCCCGCTTTTAAATATTTTCCTCAGTTAGGCGAAGAAACGTATCACTCGTTTTTAGGTGCGCCGATCATCCATCGTAAAAAAGTATTGGGCGTGCTGGTTATCCAGCAGAAAACCCCACGACTTTTCAGCGAGATGGAAGAATCCTTCCTTGTCACTCTATCCGCTCAGTTAGCCGTCATCATTGCGCATGCACAAAGTCTTGGCCATTGGTCATTGGCGTCTAAACCTGCTGCGGTGCAGGGCATTGCCGCTTCAAGTGGGGTCGCAATTGGCGAGTTTTGGTATGACAATTCACAGCCGATATTGTCGGAGGTGTGCCCAGCCTCGACACTCGATAAAGAGCGAGAGCAAGAGTGGTTAGCTGTTGCGATTGAAGCCGCGTTGGCGGATTTTCGCCGTATGCGCAAAAAGTTCGACAGTGAAATCAATAAAGATGCGCTGGCCATATTCGATCTCTTCACGCACTTGCTGAACGATCCTATGTTACGTACAGACTTGAAAAAGCATGTGGAGCGCGGAGATCGCGCGGACTGGGCATTGCGTCAAGTGGTCGAAAGCTATTCCAGTCGCTTTGCACGAATGTCGGATGTTTACCTGAGAGAGCGAGCGCATGATATTCGTGAGTTAGGTCAGCGTTTACTGTTCTTTTTACACAACAGTGAGCAAGAGCAGCCAAGAATTGAGCGACCGGTAATTTTGGTTGCCAATGAACTCACCGCTTCACTTTTGGCGTCTGTACCGAAAAAATACCTGTTGGCAGTGGTGGCATTAGAAGGCGCGGCGAACTCCCACGCTGCGATTTTATCCAGAGCGCTAGGAGTGCCTGCTGTCATGGGGGCGAACCTGAATCTGGAAGAGGTGCATGGCAAGCAGGGGATCGTCGATGGCTACTCCGGCGAGATTTATATTCAGCCTAATCGCCAGATTTTGCGTGAGTACCGCAGCCTTGTAACGGAAGAGAGTGAATTGTTCGCGATGGTGAACAAGGAGCTTGCTCTGCCCGCGAAAACTCAGGATAACGTCGACGTCGAGGTATTACTCAACGCGGGCTTGAGCGCCGACAGTAATATCGCGATCAACGCGGGTGTGGATGGTGTGGGATTATATCGCACTGAAATTGCTTTTCTCTTGCAACATCGTTTTCCTTCTGAGGATGAGCAATATCAGCAATATCGCGCTATTTTAAGTAGTTATCCTCAGCAGCGAGTGGTGATGCGCACCTTAGATATTGGCGGTGATAAACCGCTGCCTTACCTGCCTATTGAAGAGGATAACCCCTTTTTAGGCTGGCGTGGGATCCGTTTTACCCTAGATCATCCAGACATCTTCCTTATCCAGTTACGAGCCATGTTACGAGCCAGTGCTGAGCATGGCAATTTGAGTATTCTCTTGCCGATGATTTCTGGTGTCGGAGAGCTTGATGACGCCATTCGTTTGATTCAGCAAGCTTATCATGAGGTCGTGTTGCTGGATGAACGCGTGGTGATGCCACAAATTGGCGTGATGATTGAAGTCCCTTCGATGGTCTATTTGATTCCATCAATTGCTCAGCGCGTGGATTTTGTCTCGGTGGGGACAAACGACTTAACGCAATATTTATTGGCTGTGGATCGGAACAATGCACGAGTTTCTGATGTCTATGAATCGTTGCATCCAGCGGTATTGCAAGCCCTGCAGCAGATTTATCAGCAGTGTGGACAATACCACTTACCCGTTTGTATTTGTGGCGAGTTAGCGGGAGACCCATTTGGCGCATTACTGCTACTTGGTTTGGGTTACCGTAGTTTGAGCATGAACACCTCAAACGTCGCGCGGATCAAATATTTGATTCGCCATAGCCAATTGAGCGATTTACAAGCCTTGTCTCAACAAGCTTTGTCGCTTTCTTATGGCAAGGATATTCACCAGTTGATGCGGGATTATTTTATTAATCATGATTTTGCCGGTTTTATCCGTGCAGGTAAGAAGTAG
- the rppH gene encoding RNA pyrophosphohydrolase, whose amino-acid sequence MIDGDGYRLNVGIVICNNHGQVFWAKRYGQHSWQFPQGGIDDGETPEQAMFRELYEEVGLTHKDVKIIASSRHWLRYKLPKRLVRWDSKPVCIGQKQKWFLLRLECDESKINMQKGSSPEFDGWRWVSYWYPVRQVVSFKRDVYRRAMKEFASLAMPFRERKLKGKKVKRRG is encoded by the coding sequence GTGATAGATGGCGATGGTTACCGGCTAAATGTTGGTATAGTGATTTGTAATAACCATGGTCAGGTCTTCTGGGCTAAGCGATACGGGCAACACTCTTGGCAATTTCCTCAAGGGGGGATTGATGATGGTGAGACTCCGGAACAAGCAATGTTTCGAGAGTTGTATGAAGAAGTCGGTCTAACGCACAAAGACGTTAAGATCATTGCGAGCAGTCGTCATTGGTTAAGATATAAGCTACCAAAGAGACTGGTTCGTTGGGACTCTAAGCCTGTTTGTATCGGCCAAAAGCAGAAATGGTTCCTTTTGCGTCTTGAGTGCGATGAATCCAAGATCAATATGCAAAAAGGTAGCTCTCCTGAATTTGATGGTTGGCGTTGGGTTAGCTATTGGTATCCTGTGCGTCAGGTGGTTTCATTTAAGCGAGACGTTTATCGCCGAGCGATGAAGGAATTTGCATCGTTAGCCATGCCTTTTCGCGAACGTAAATTGAAAGGTAAAAAAGTTAAACGAAGAGGATAA
- the mutH gene encoding DNA mismatch repair endonuclease MutH, translating to MKPIPQTEAELLQRANQIAGCSFAELAEEANMDVPLDLKRDKGWVGQLLEWHLGAPAGSKPQQDFSELGIELKSIPVSYSGKPLETTFVCVAPLTGVHGLTWETSHVRNKLSRVLWIPVEGEREIPLAERHVGTPLLWSPNDEEEILLKNDWEELMEMIVFGQFDQISARHGVALHLRPKAANSKALTEAYNINGKPIKTLPRGFYLRTQFTAQILQNAFNSLLNEE from the coding sequence ATGAAACCCATTCCACAAACAGAAGCAGAACTGCTCCAACGAGCGAATCAAATTGCAGGTTGTAGCTTCGCCGAGTTGGCAGAAGAAGCGAATATGGACGTTCCTCTGGATCTCAAACGCGACAAAGGTTGGGTGGGGCAACTTCTTGAGTGGCACTTAGGCGCGCCTGCTGGCAGTAAACCACAGCAGGATTTTTCCGAACTGGGTATTGAGTTAAAAAGTATTCCCGTCAGTTATAGCGGCAAACCGCTTGAAACGACGTTTGTCTGCGTAGCACCACTGACGGGTGTGCATGGATTAACGTGGGAAACCAGTCATGTGCGCAATAAACTCTCCCGCGTGTTATGGATTCCGGTTGAAGGGGAGCGAGAAATCCCACTGGCAGAGCGTCATGTCGGTACACCACTGCTTTGGTCTCCCAATGACGAGGAAGAAATATTACTCAAAAATGACTGGGAAGAATTGATGGAGATGATCGTGTTTGGTCAATTTGATCAAATTTCGGCCCGACATGGCGTGGCTCTTCATCTCAGACCAAAAGCCGCGAATAGCAAAGCACTCACCGAAGCGTATAACATCAACGGAAAACCGATTAAAACACTGCCACGTGGATTTTATTTACGAACTCAGTTTACCGCTCAGATTTTGCAAAATGCCTTCAACTCATTGCTCAATGAGGAGTGA
- a CDS encoding NADP(H)-dependent aldo-keto reductase, whose product MQYTKLPHSTLEISKLCLGTMTFGEQNSQQDAFEQLDYAVAQGINFIDTAEMYPVPPKAQSQGLTEQFIGNWLSKSGKREKVLIATKIAGPRNVPYIRDNMSLNRRHIHTAIDDSLTRLQTDYVDLYQLHWPQRQTNCFGQLNYPYPDAQEEVTLIETLEALNELVKAGKVRYIGVSNETPWGVMTLLRLAEKHDLPRIVSIQNPYNLLNRSFEVGLSEISHYEGVQLLAYSPMAFGTLSGKYLDGARPKGARCTLFERFQRYFTPQGLEATKAYVSLARDYGLDPAQMALAFVNQRPFVASNIIGATTLDQLKANIESLNVKLEDEVLNKIQQIGTTYSNPCP is encoded by the coding sequence ATGCAATACACTAAGCTGCCCCATTCCACGCTTGAGATCAGCAAACTTTGCCTTGGAACCATGACCTTTGGTGAACAAAACTCTCAACAAGACGCTTTCGAACAACTCGATTATGCGGTCGCTCAAGGTATTAATTTTATTGATACAGCAGAAATGTATCCGGTACCACCAAAAGCACAAAGCCAGGGGTTAACGGAGCAGTTTATCGGTAATTGGCTAAGCAAAAGTGGCAAACGTGAAAAAGTCCTCATCGCCACAAAAATAGCCGGCCCTCGCAATGTTCCCTATATTCGAGACAACATGAGTTTAAACCGACGCCATATTCATACGGCGATCGATGACAGCCTAACGCGCCTACAAACCGATTATGTCGATCTCTATCAATTACATTGGCCTCAGCGTCAAACCAACTGCTTTGGTCAACTCAACTACCCTTATCCCGATGCGCAAGAAGAAGTGACGCTCATTGAAACGCTAGAAGCACTGAATGAACTCGTTAAAGCAGGAAAGGTACGTTATATAGGCGTGTCTAATGAAACCCCTTGGGGCGTAATGACCTTGCTGCGTTTAGCCGAAAAACACGACTTACCAAGAATTGTTTCGATTCAAAATCCATACAATTTACTCAATCGCAGCTTTGAAGTTGGTTTGTCCGAGATTAGCCACTATGAAGGCGTTCAGTTGCTTGCCTACTCTCCGATGGCGTTTGGCACGTTAAGCGGTAAATACCTCGATGGCGCTCGCCCAAAAGGCGCTCGCTGTACTCTCTTTGAGCGTTTTCAGCGCTACTTTACCCCGCAAGGGCTAGAAGCAACCAAAGCGTATGTTTCACTCGCCAGAGATTACGGCTTGGATCCCGCGCAAATGGCGCTGGCTTTTGTTAATCAACGCCCATTTGTCGCCAGTAATATCATTGGAGCAACGACTCTCGATCAGCTTAAAGCCAATATCGAGAGTCTCAATGTCAAGTTAGAAGATGAGGTGTTAAATAAAATACAGCAGATTGGTACCACCTACTCCAATCCATGCCCATAA
- the vpsR gene encoding cyclic-di-GMP-binding transcriptional regulator VpsR (Not actually a response regulator, but instead a cyclic-di-GMP-binding transcription factor.) produces the protein MATQFKMDSVPGSLVVVGGTYEPWLSVLEQVGWKCHQCADLRKVDALLEDIGPCIGIVDLSHDEFSLNGIANLVSTHKHVRWLAFIREQQLSSDTICQFIVNFCIDFFTAPIPDAQLLSTIGHQLGMLKLEKKVWPTFGNNQDMGLIGESVPLKRLRDQIKRIGPTDVSILINGENGSGKETVARAIHKISSRAMKPFFSVKCRAMSEQRFQADVFGIGADANAGPSILEQADGGTVLFNDILTISKTQQLHLLRFLQEGTIETSDGMKKVNVRILTANASDIEKALIDGDFSEELYHYINVLRINVPSLKERASDITLLARYYLQEYSKEYNAQAKGYSEEALRALMRYYWPGNVRELMNQIKRAVLMSDSVIIDVPQLDLPKRGDSKRSLKNIREKSERDALLLVLESHSGQVSNAAKELGVSRATMYRLLNKHNLISEQTV, from the coding sequence ATGGCTACTCAGTTTAAGATGGATTCTGTACCGGGGTCATTGGTAGTGGTTGGTGGTACTTATGAGCCTTGGTTGTCCGTTTTGGAGCAGGTGGGCTGGAAGTGCCATCAATGTGCGGATTTACGCAAAGTGGACGCGCTGTTAGAAGATATTGGGCCATGCATCGGCATTGTTGACCTTAGCCATGATGAGTTCAGTCTCAATGGCATCGCTAATCTTGTGAGTACACACAAGCACGTGCGCTGGCTCGCCTTTATTCGTGAACAGCAACTCAGCTCTGACACGATTTGCCAGTTTATCGTTAACTTTTGTATCGACTTTTTCACCGCACCTATCCCTGATGCGCAACTGCTCAGTACGATAGGCCATCAATTGGGCATGTTAAAGCTCGAGAAGAAGGTTTGGCCGACGTTTGGCAATAATCAAGATATGGGACTGATTGGGGAATCGGTTCCTTTGAAGCGCCTACGCGATCAAATTAAACGCATTGGTCCTACCGATGTGAGCATTCTGATCAATGGGGAAAATGGCTCAGGAAAAGAAACGGTCGCTCGAGCCATTCATAAAATCTCATCGCGTGCGATGAAGCCATTCTTTTCTGTCAAATGTCGTGCAATGAGCGAGCAACGTTTTCAAGCGGATGTTTTTGGCATTGGGGCTGACGCAAATGCAGGGCCGTCAATACTAGAGCAGGCTGATGGTGGCACGGTGCTGTTTAATGACATTCTAACCATTTCCAAAACTCAGCAACTGCACCTTCTTCGTTTCTTGCAAGAAGGAACGATAGAAACCAGCGATGGTATGAAGAAGGTCAATGTCCGCATTTTGACGGCGAATGCTTCCGATATTGAAAAAGCATTGATCGATGGGGATTTTAGTGAAGAGCTTTACCACTACATCAATGTGCTGCGGATTAATGTGCCAAGTCTCAAAGAGCGTGCCAGTGACATCACCTTGTTGGCTCGTTACTACCTGCAAGAGTACTCAAAAGAGTATAACGCGCAGGCAAAAGGCTATTCTGAAGAAGCGCTGAGAGCTTTGATGCGTTATTACTGGCCTGGCAATGTACGCGAGCTGATGAATCAAATTAAGCGTGCTGTCTTGATGTCAGATAGCGTGATCATCGATGTGCCGCAATTGGATCTTCCTAAACGTGGCGATAGTAAACGCAGCTTAAAAAATATCCGTGAGAAAAGTGAGCGCGATGCGCTATTGCTGGTACTGGAATCTCATTCTGGTCAGGTCTCTAATGCCGCCAAAGAATTGGGGGTTTCACGTGCGACGATGTATCGACTGCTAAACAAACACAATTTGATTTCCGAACAAACGGTGTAG
- the lysS gene encoding lysine--tRNA ligase, protein MTDAVQNETVQEASAQEENKLIAERRAKLDQIRKSCKANGHPNDFRRDSLAGDLQKEFGEKSKEELEALNHVVAIAGRVMAKRGPFLVIQETSGRIQAYADKDVQKVLKDKYQGLDIGDIIGVKGALHKSGKGDLYVNMEEYELLTKALRPLPEKFHGLTDQEMRYRQRYVDLIVNEDSRNAFVVRSKVMSAIRNFMISKQFMEVETPMMHVIPGGASARPFVTHHNALDMPMYLRIAPELYLKRLVVGGFDRVFEINRNFRNEGLSPRHNPEFTMMEFYMAYADYKDLMDLTEELLSSVALEVLGSTSMPYGEHTVEFGGTYTRMSMFEAIKHYNPDHAQIQALTEEDIQNRDLMVSIAKSVHVEVEPFWTCGQLLEEIFGETAEPKLMQPTFITGYPADISPLARRSDDNPFFTDRFEFFIGGREVANGFSELNDAEDQDARFKAQVEAKESGDDEAMFYDADYITALEHGLPPTAGQGIGIDRLVMLLTNTHTIRDVILFPAMRPQA, encoded by the coding sequence ATGACTGATGCTGTTCAAAACGAAACTGTACAAGAAGCCTCTGCACAAGAAGAGAATAAGCTCATTGCTGAACGCCGCGCAAAATTGGATCAAATCCGAAAGAGCTGCAAAGCAAATGGCCACCCAAACGACTTCCGTCGTGACAGCCTAGCTGGCGACCTTCAAAAAGAGTTCGGTGAAAAGAGTAAGGAAGAGCTAGAAGCACTTAACCACGTTGTTGCTATTGCGGGTCGTGTTATGGCGAAACGTGGTCCATTCTTGGTGATCCAAGAAACTTCTGGTCGTATCCAGGCTTACGCGGACAAAGATGTACAAAAAGTATTGAAAGACAAATACCAAGGTCTTGATATCGGTGACATCATCGGTGTGAAAGGTGCGCTGCACAAATCTGGCAAAGGCGACCTATACGTAAACATGGAAGAGTACGAGTTGCTAACTAAAGCACTTCGTCCACTGCCAGAGAAGTTCCACGGTCTCACTGACCAAGAAATGCGTTACCGTCAGCGTTATGTTGACCTCATCGTGAATGAAGATTCTCGTAATGCGTTTGTAGTACGTTCAAAAGTGATGTCGGCAATCCGTAATTTCATGATCTCTAAACAGTTCATGGAAGTTGAAACGCCAATGATGCACGTGATCCCTGGCGGTGCGAGTGCGCGTCCATTTGTTACGCACCACAATGCGCTAGATATGCCAATGTACCTACGTATTGCGCCAGAGCTATACCTGAAGCGTCTAGTTGTTGGTGGTTTTGATCGCGTATTCGAAATCAACCGTAACTTCCGTAACGAAGGTCTTTCTCCACGTCACAACCCTGAATTCACTATGATGGAATTCTACATGGCGTACGCGGACTACAAAGATCTGATGGATCTAACTGAAGAGCTACTAAGCTCGGTGGCTTTAGAAGTTCTAGGTTCAACGTCAATGCCTTACGGTGAGCATACTGTTGAGTTTGGTGGCACATACACTCGCATGAGCATGTTTGAAGCAATCAAGCACTACAACCCAGACCACGCGCAAATCCAAGCGCTAACGGAAGAAGACATTCAAAACCGTGACCTAATGGTTTCTATCGCGAAATCGGTTCACGTAGAAGTCGAACCTTTCTGGACATGTGGTCAGCTTCTTGAAGAGATCTTTGGTGAAACAGCAGAACCTAAGCTAATGCAGCCAACGTTCATCACTGGCTACCCAGCAGATATCTCTCCACTGGCTCGTCGTAGCGATGACAACCCGTTCTTCACAGACCGCTTTGAGTTCTTCATCGGTGGCCGTGAAGTGGCGAACGGTTTCTCTGAGCTTAACGATGCAGAAGACCAAGACGCACGTTTCAAAGCACAGGTTGAAGCGAAAGAGTCGGGTGATGACGAAGCCATGTTCTACGATGCAGACTACATCACAGCACTAGAGCACGGCCTACCACCGACTGCTGGTCAAGGTATCGGCATCGACCGTCTAGTGATGCTACTGACCAACACGCACACGATTCGTGACGTTATTCTATTCCCAGCGATGCGTCCTCAGGCGTAA
- the prfB gene encoding peptide chain release factor 2 (programmed frameshift): MFEINPIKNRLQDVSERTNVLRGYLDYDAKKERLEEVNAELEQPDVWNEPDRAQALGRERASLEAVVETIDQLDQGVDDVEGLLELAIEAEDQETFDEIGPELEALEEKLAGLEFRRMFSGAHDSSDCYIDLQAGSGGTEAQDWTSMMLRMYLRWAEAKGFKTEVIEVSEGDVAGLKSVTVRIIGDYAYGWLRTETGVHRLVRKSPFDSGGRRHTSFASAFVYPEIDENIDIDINPADLRIDVYRASGAGGQHVNTTESAVRITHVPTNTVVQCQNDRSQHKNKDQAMKQLRAKLFELELQKQNAEKQANEDAKSDIGWGSQIRSYVLDDSRIKDLRTGVENRNTQAVLDGDLDKFIEASLKSGL, translated from the exons ATGTTTGAAATCAATCCCATTAAAAACCGTCTACAGGACGTGTCTGAGCGCACAAATGTCCTGAGGGGGTATCTT GACTATGACGCTAAGAAAGAGCGTCTAGAAGAAGTTAACGCAGAACTTGAACAACCGGACGTTTGGAACGAGCCTGATCGAGCGCAAGCTCTCGGTCGTGAACGTGCGTCACTGGAAGCGGTTGTTGAAACCATTGATCAACTTGATCAAGGTGTGGATGACGTTGAAGGTTTGCTTGAGTTGGCCATTGAAGCTGAAGATCAAGAGACCTTTGATGAAATCGGTCCAGAACTTGAAGCTTTAGAAGAGAAGCTCGCGGGCCTAGAGTTCCGTCGCATGTTCTCTGGCGCACACGATTCTTCAGATTGCTATATTGACCTGCAAGCAGGTTCTGGCGGTACAGAAGCACAAGACTGGACGAGCATGATGCTTCGCATGTATCTTCGTTGGGCTGAAGCGAAAGGCTTCAAAACCGAAGTGATCGAAGTCTCCGAAGGAGATGTTGCTGGCCTTAAGTCGGTCACCGTACGTATTATCGGTGATTATGCTTATGGTTGGTTGCGTACCGAAACGGGTGTTCACCGTTTGGTGCGTAAGTCTCCGTTTGACTCAGGCGGTCGTCGTCACACTTCTTTTGCTTCTGCGTTTGTTTACCCAGAGATTGATGAAAACATCGACATCGACATTAACCCTGCCGATCTCCGTATTGACGTGTATCGTGCGTCTGGTGCGGGTGGTCAGCACGTAAACACCACCGAATCTGCGGTACGTATTACCCACGTACCAACGAATACCGTGGTTCAGTGTCAGAACGACCGTTCTCAACACAAAAACAAAGATCAAGCGATGAAGCAGCTTCGCGCTAAGCTGTTTGAACTTGAGTTGCAAAAGCAAAATGCGGAAAAACAAGCTAATGAAGACGCTAAGTCTGACATTGGCTGGGGTAGCCAGATCCGTTCTTACGTATTGGATGATTCACGCATTAAAGACCTCCGTACGGGCGTCGAAAACCGTAATACTCAAGCGGTTCTTGACGGTGATCTGGACAAATTTATTGAAGCTAGCCTGAAATCAGGCCTTTAA